A stretch of the Meles meles chromosome 19, mMelMel3.1 paternal haplotype, whole genome shotgun sequence genome encodes the following:
- the MTSS2 gene encoding protein MTSS 2 isoform X1 encodes METAEKECGALGGLFQAIVNDMKSSYPIWEDFNSKATKLHSQLRTTVLAAVAFLDAFQKVADMATNTRGATRDIGSALTRMCMRHRSIETKLRQFTNALLESLINPLQERIEDWKKSANQLDKDHAKEYKRARHEIKKKSSDTLKLQKKARKELLGKGDLQPQLDSALQDVNDMYLLLEETEKQAVRRALIEERGRFCTFITFLQPVVNGELTMLGEITHLQGIIDDLVVLTAEPHKLPPASEQVIKDLKGSDYSWSYQTPPSSPSGSGSRKSSMCSAPSSSSGAKGGGAPWPGGAQSYSPSSTCRYRSLAQPATAAARLSSVSSHDSGFVSQDATYSKPPSPMPSDITSQKSSSSASSEASETCQSVSECSSPTSDWAKAGPHEQPSGTSLQRRKDRAEHPRDTEPGLAGGGALGPSGEEAPRPRMSPATIAAKHGEEVSPAASDLAMVLTRGLSLEHQKSSRDSLQYSSGYSTQTTTPSCSEDTIPSQGSDYDCYSVNGDADGEGPAEFDKSSTIPRNSNIAQNYRRLIQTKRPASTAGLPSASGAPPGVATIRRTPSTKPAVRRALSSAGPIPIRPPIVPVKTPTVPDSPGYVGPTRAGSEECVFYSDEAASPLAADLAKASPKRLSLPNTAWASPAPEAAGYAGLAADDDDEQQQLAANRHSLVEKLGELVAGAHALGEGQFPFPTALATAAAAAPAEETPSPPPAAPGDPPAEDMLVAIRRGVRLRRTVTNDRSAPRIL; translated from the exons AGCTCCTACCCCATCTGGGAGGACTTCAACTCCAAGGCCACGAAGCTGCATTCCCAGCTGAG GACCACTGTGCTGGCTGCTGTGGCCTTCTTGGatgccttccagaaagtggcGGACATGGCCACCAACACccgag GGGCCACCCGGGACATTGGCTCGGCGCTCACGCGCATGTGCATGCGCCACCGCAGCATCGAGACCAAGCTGCGGCAGTTCACCAA CGCGCTGCTGGAGAGCCTCATCAACCCGCTGCAGGAGCGCATCGAGGACTGGAAGAAGTCTGCCAACCAGCTGGACAAGGACCACGCAAAAG AGTACAAACGAGCCCGGCACGAGATCAAGAAAAAGTCTTCAGACACGCtgaagctgcagaagaaagcGCGCAAAG AGCTACTTG GGAAAGGAGACCTGCAGCCGCAGCTGGACAGTGCCCTGCAGGACGTCAACGACATGTACCTGCTgctggaggagacagagaagcaggcagtgcGCCGGGCCCTGATCGAGGAGCGCGGGCGCTTCTGCACCTTTATCACGTTCCTGCAGCCTGTAGTG AACGGCGAGCTGACCATGCTGGGAGAGATCACCCACCTGCAGGGCATCATCGACGACCTGGTGGTGCTGACGGCCGAACCCCACAAGCTGCCCCCCGCCAGCGAGCAG GTGATCAAAGACCTGAAGGGCTCGGACTATAGCTGGTCCTACCAGACGCCCCCATCGTCGCCCAGCGGCTCCGGCTCACGGAAGTCCAGCATGTGCAG TGCCCCCAGCAGCAGTAGCGGTGCCAAGGGTGGCGGAGCCCCGTGGCCTGGGGGTGCCCAATCATACTCACCCAGTTCCACCTGTCGCTACCGCAGCCTGGCCCAGCCAGCCACCGCGGCCGCCCGCCTCTCCAGCGTCTCGTCCCACGACTCTGGCTTCGTCTCCCAGGACGCCACCTACTCCAAGCCCCCCTCACCCATGCCTTCCGACATCACCAGCCAG AAGTCCTCCAGCTCTGCGTCCTCAGAGGCCTCGGAAACCTGCCAGTCCGTTAGCGAGTGCAGCTCCCCCACCTCG GACTGGGCCAAGGCGGGCCCCCACGAGCAGCCCTCGGGCACCAGCCTGCAGCGGAGAAAGGACCGAGCGGAGCACCCCCGAGACACAGAACCAGGCCTGGCCGGCGGGGGTGCCCTGGGCCCCAGCGGCGAGGAGGCACCACGACCCCGCATGTCCCCTGCCACCATCGCAGCCAAG CACGGCGAGGAGGTGTCCCCCGCCGCCAGTGACCTGGCCATGGTGCTGACCCGCGGCCTGAGCCTAGAGCATCAGAAGAGCAGTCGGGACTCGCTGCAGTACTCCAGCGGCTACAGCACACAGACCACCACGCCCTCGTGCTCCGAGGACACCATCCCCTCCCAAG GCTCCGACTACGACTGCTACTCCGTGAACGGGGACGCAGATGGCGAGGGCCCCGCCGAGTTCGACAAGTCATCCACTATCCCCCGCAACAGCAACATCGCCCAGAACTACCGCCGCCTGATCCAGACCAAGCGGCCGGCCTCCACCGCGGGGCTGCCCAGCGCCTCGGGCGCGCCCCCCGGCGTAGCCACCATCCGCCGCACGCCGTCCACCAAGCCCGCCGTGCGCCGCGCGCTCTCCAGCGCGGGCCCCATCCCCATCCGGCCGCCCATCGTCCCCGTGAAGACGCCCACCGTGCCCGACTCCCCCGGCTACGTGGGACCCACGCGGGCGGGCAGCGAGGAATGTGTCTTCTACAGCGACGAGGCCGCCTCGCCCCTGGCCGCGGACCTGGCCAAGGCCTCCCCAAAGCGGCTGAGCCTGCCCAACACGGCGTGGGCCAGCCCGGCCCCCGAGGCGGCCGGCTACGCCGGGCTGGCGGCGGATGACGACGACGAGCAGCAGCAGCTGGCCGCCAACCGCCACAGCCTGGTGGAGAAGCTCGGGGAGCTGGTGGCCGGCGCCCACGCCCTGGGCGAGGGCCAGTTCCCCTTCCCCACGGCCCTGGCcaccgccgctgccgccgccccTGCCGAGGAGACGCCCAGcccaccccctgccgcccccGGCGACCCCCCGGCCGAAGACATGCTGGTGGCCATCCGCCGCGGGGTGCGGCTCCGCAGGACCGTCACCAACGACAGGTCGGCGCCCCGCATCTTGTGA
- the MTSS2 gene encoding protein MTSS 2 isoform X2: METAEKECGALGGLFQAIVNDMKSSYPIWEDFNSKATKLHSQLRTTVLAAVAFLDAFQKVADMATNTRGATRDIGSALTRMCMRHRSIETKLRQFTNALLESLINPLQERIEDWKKSANQLDKDHAKEYKRARHEIKKKSSDTLKLQKKARKGKGDLQPQLDSALQDVNDMYLLLEETEKQAVRRALIEERGRFCTFITFLQPVVNGELTMLGEITHLQGIIDDLVVLTAEPHKLPPASEQVIKDLKGSDYSWSYQTPPSSPSGSGSRKSSMCSAPSSSSGAKGGGAPWPGGAQSYSPSSTCRYRSLAQPATAAARLSSVSSHDSGFVSQDATYSKPPSPMPSDITSQKSSSSASSEASETCQSVSECSSPTSDWAKAGPHEQPSGTSLQRRKDRAEHPRDTEPGLAGGGALGPSGEEAPRPRMSPATIAAKHGEEVSPAASDLAMVLTRGLSLEHQKSSRDSLQYSSGYSTQTTTPSCSEDTIPSQGSDYDCYSVNGDADGEGPAEFDKSSTIPRNSNIAQNYRRLIQTKRPASTAGLPSASGAPPGVATIRRTPSTKPAVRRALSSAGPIPIRPPIVPVKTPTVPDSPGYVGPTRAGSEECVFYSDEAASPLAADLAKASPKRLSLPNTAWASPAPEAAGYAGLAADDDDEQQQLAANRHSLVEKLGELVAGAHALGEGQFPFPTALATAAAAAPAEETPSPPPAAPGDPPAEDMLVAIRRGVRLRRTVTNDRSAPRIL; encoded by the exons AGCTCCTACCCCATCTGGGAGGACTTCAACTCCAAGGCCACGAAGCTGCATTCCCAGCTGAG GACCACTGTGCTGGCTGCTGTGGCCTTCTTGGatgccttccagaaagtggcGGACATGGCCACCAACACccgag GGGCCACCCGGGACATTGGCTCGGCGCTCACGCGCATGTGCATGCGCCACCGCAGCATCGAGACCAAGCTGCGGCAGTTCACCAA CGCGCTGCTGGAGAGCCTCATCAACCCGCTGCAGGAGCGCATCGAGGACTGGAAGAAGTCTGCCAACCAGCTGGACAAGGACCACGCAAAAG AGTACAAACGAGCCCGGCACGAGATCAAGAAAAAGTCTTCAGACACGCtgaagctgcagaagaaagcGCGCAAAG GGAAAGGAGACCTGCAGCCGCAGCTGGACAGTGCCCTGCAGGACGTCAACGACATGTACCTGCTgctggaggagacagagaagcaggcagtgcGCCGGGCCCTGATCGAGGAGCGCGGGCGCTTCTGCACCTTTATCACGTTCCTGCAGCCTGTAGTG AACGGCGAGCTGACCATGCTGGGAGAGATCACCCACCTGCAGGGCATCATCGACGACCTGGTGGTGCTGACGGCCGAACCCCACAAGCTGCCCCCCGCCAGCGAGCAG GTGATCAAAGACCTGAAGGGCTCGGACTATAGCTGGTCCTACCAGACGCCCCCATCGTCGCCCAGCGGCTCCGGCTCACGGAAGTCCAGCATGTGCAG TGCCCCCAGCAGCAGTAGCGGTGCCAAGGGTGGCGGAGCCCCGTGGCCTGGGGGTGCCCAATCATACTCACCCAGTTCCACCTGTCGCTACCGCAGCCTGGCCCAGCCAGCCACCGCGGCCGCCCGCCTCTCCAGCGTCTCGTCCCACGACTCTGGCTTCGTCTCCCAGGACGCCACCTACTCCAAGCCCCCCTCACCCATGCCTTCCGACATCACCAGCCAG AAGTCCTCCAGCTCTGCGTCCTCAGAGGCCTCGGAAACCTGCCAGTCCGTTAGCGAGTGCAGCTCCCCCACCTCG GACTGGGCCAAGGCGGGCCCCCACGAGCAGCCCTCGGGCACCAGCCTGCAGCGGAGAAAGGACCGAGCGGAGCACCCCCGAGACACAGAACCAGGCCTGGCCGGCGGGGGTGCCCTGGGCCCCAGCGGCGAGGAGGCACCACGACCCCGCATGTCCCCTGCCACCATCGCAGCCAAG CACGGCGAGGAGGTGTCCCCCGCCGCCAGTGACCTGGCCATGGTGCTGACCCGCGGCCTGAGCCTAGAGCATCAGAAGAGCAGTCGGGACTCGCTGCAGTACTCCAGCGGCTACAGCACACAGACCACCACGCCCTCGTGCTCCGAGGACACCATCCCCTCCCAAG GCTCCGACTACGACTGCTACTCCGTGAACGGGGACGCAGATGGCGAGGGCCCCGCCGAGTTCGACAAGTCATCCACTATCCCCCGCAACAGCAACATCGCCCAGAACTACCGCCGCCTGATCCAGACCAAGCGGCCGGCCTCCACCGCGGGGCTGCCCAGCGCCTCGGGCGCGCCCCCCGGCGTAGCCACCATCCGCCGCACGCCGTCCACCAAGCCCGCCGTGCGCCGCGCGCTCTCCAGCGCGGGCCCCATCCCCATCCGGCCGCCCATCGTCCCCGTGAAGACGCCCACCGTGCCCGACTCCCCCGGCTACGTGGGACCCACGCGGGCGGGCAGCGAGGAATGTGTCTTCTACAGCGACGAGGCCGCCTCGCCCCTGGCCGCGGACCTGGCCAAGGCCTCCCCAAAGCGGCTGAGCCTGCCCAACACGGCGTGGGCCAGCCCGGCCCCCGAGGCGGCCGGCTACGCCGGGCTGGCGGCGGATGACGACGACGAGCAGCAGCAGCTGGCCGCCAACCGCCACAGCCTGGTGGAGAAGCTCGGGGAGCTGGTGGCCGGCGCCCACGCCCTGGGCGAGGGCCAGTTCCCCTTCCCCACGGCCCTGGCcaccgccgctgccgccgccccTGCCGAGGAGACGCCCAGcccaccccctgccgcccccGGCGACCCCCCGGCCGAAGACATGCTGGTGGCCATCCGCCGCGGGGTGCGGCTCCGCAGGACCGTCACCAACGACAGGTCGGCGCCCCGCATCTTGTGA
- the MTSS2 gene encoding protein MTSS 2 isoform X3 codes for METAEKECGALGGLFQAIVNDMKSSYPIWEDFNSKATKLHSQLRTTVLAAVAFLDAFQKVADMATNTRGATRDIGSALTRMCMRHRSIETKLRQFTNALLESLINPLQERIEDWKKSANQLDKDHAKEYKRARHEIKKKSSDTLKLQKKARKELLGKGDLQPQLDSALQDVNDMYLLLEETEKQAVRRALIEERGRFCTFITFLQPVVNGELTMLGEITHLQGIIDDLVVLTAEPHKLPPASEQVIKDLKGSDYSWSYQTPPSSPSGSGSRKSSMCSAPSSSSGAKGGGAPWPGGAQSYSPSSTCRYRSLAQPATAAARLSSVSSHDSGFVSQDATYSKPPSPMPSDITSQDWAKAGPHEQPSGTSLQRRKDRAEHPRDTEPGLAGGGALGPSGEEAPRPRMSPATIAAKHGEEVSPAASDLAMVLTRGLSLEHQKSSRDSLQYSSGYSTQTTTPSCSEDTIPSQGSDYDCYSVNGDADGEGPAEFDKSSTIPRNSNIAQNYRRLIQTKRPASTAGLPSASGAPPGVATIRRTPSTKPAVRRALSSAGPIPIRPPIVPVKTPTVPDSPGYVGPTRAGSEECVFYSDEAASPLAADLAKASPKRLSLPNTAWASPAPEAAGYAGLAADDDDEQQQLAANRHSLVEKLGELVAGAHALGEGQFPFPTALATAAAAAPAEETPSPPPAAPGDPPAEDMLVAIRRGVRLRRTVTNDRSAPRIL; via the exons AGCTCCTACCCCATCTGGGAGGACTTCAACTCCAAGGCCACGAAGCTGCATTCCCAGCTGAG GACCACTGTGCTGGCTGCTGTGGCCTTCTTGGatgccttccagaaagtggcGGACATGGCCACCAACACccgag GGGCCACCCGGGACATTGGCTCGGCGCTCACGCGCATGTGCATGCGCCACCGCAGCATCGAGACCAAGCTGCGGCAGTTCACCAA CGCGCTGCTGGAGAGCCTCATCAACCCGCTGCAGGAGCGCATCGAGGACTGGAAGAAGTCTGCCAACCAGCTGGACAAGGACCACGCAAAAG AGTACAAACGAGCCCGGCACGAGATCAAGAAAAAGTCTTCAGACACGCtgaagctgcagaagaaagcGCGCAAAG AGCTACTTG GGAAAGGAGACCTGCAGCCGCAGCTGGACAGTGCCCTGCAGGACGTCAACGACATGTACCTGCTgctggaggagacagagaagcaggcagtgcGCCGGGCCCTGATCGAGGAGCGCGGGCGCTTCTGCACCTTTATCACGTTCCTGCAGCCTGTAGTG AACGGCGAGCTGACCATGCTGGGAGAGATCACCCACCTGCAGGGCATCATCGACGACCTGGTGGTGCTGACGGCCGAACCCCACAAGCTGCCCCCCGCCAGCGAGCAG GTGATCAAAGACCTGAAGGGCTCGGACTATAGCTGGTCCTACCAGACGCCCCCATCGTCGCCCAGCGGCTCCGGCTCACGGAAGTCCAGCATGTGCAG TGCCCCCAGCAGCAGTAGCGGTGCCAAGGGTGGCGGAGCCCCGTGGCCTGGGGGTGCCCAATCATACTCACCCAGTTCCACCTGTCGCTACCGCAGCCTGGCCCAGCCAGCCACCGCGGCCGCCCGCCTCTCCAGCGTCTCGTCCCACGACTCTGGCTTCGTCTCCCAGGACGCCACCTACTCCAAGCCCCCCTCACCCATGCCTTCCGACATCACCAGCCAG GACTGGGCCAAGGCGGGCCCCCACGAGCAGCCCTCGGGCACCAGCCTGCAGCGGAGAAAGGACCGAGCGGAGCACCCCCGAGACACAGAACCAGGCCTGGCCGGCGGGGGTGCCCTGGGCCCCAGCGGCGAGGAGGCACCACGACCCCGCATGTCCCCTGCCACCATCGCAGCCAAG CACGGCGAGGAGGTGTCCCCCGCCGCCAGTGACCTGGCCATGGTGCTGACCCGCGGCCTGAGCCTAGAGCATCAGAAGAGCAGTCGGGACTCGCTGCAGTACTCCAGCGGCTACAGCACACAGACCACCACGCCCTCGTGCTCCGAGGACACCATCCCCTCCCAAG GCTCCGACTACGACTGCTACTCCGTGAACGGGGACGCAGATGGCGAGGGCCCCGCCGAGTTCGACAAGTCATCCACTATCCCCCGCAACAGCAACATCGCCCAGAACTACCGCCGCCTGATCCAGACCAAGCGGCCGGCCTCCACCGCGGGGCTGCCCAGCGCCTCGGGCGCGCCCCCCGGCGTAGCCACCATCCGCCGCACGCCGTCCACCAAGCCCGCCGTGCGCCGCGCGCTCTCCAGCGCGGGCCCCATCCCCATCCGGCCGCCCATCGTCCCCGTGAAGACGCCCACCGTGCCCGACTCCCCCGGCTACGTGGGACCCACGCGGGCGGGCAGCGAGGAATGTGTCTTCTACAGCGACGAGGCCGCCTCGCCCCTGGCCGCGGACCTGGCCAAGGCCTCCCCAAAGCGGCTGAGCCTGCCCAACACGGCGTGGGCCAGCCCGGCCCCCGAGGCGGCCGGCTACGCCGGGCTGGCGGCGGATGACGACGACGAGCAGCAGCAGCTGGCCGCCAACCGCCACAGCCTGGTGGAGAAGCTCGGGGAGCTGGTGGCCGGCGCCCACGCCCTGGGCGAGGGCCAGTTCCCCTTCCCCACGGCCCTGGCcaccgccgctgccgccgccccTGCCGAGGAGACGCCCAGcccaccccctgccgcccccGGCGACCCCCCGGCCGAAGACATGCTGGTGGCCATCCGCCGCGGGGTGCGGCTCCGCAGGACCGTCACCAACGACAGGTCGGCGCCCCGCATCTTGTGA
- the MTSS2 gene encoding protein MTSS 2 isoform X6: METAEKECGALGGLFQAIVNDMKSSYPIWEDFNSKATKLHSQLRTTVLAAVAFLDAFQKVADMATNTRGATRDIGSALTRMCMRHRSIETKLRQFTNALLESLINPLQERIEDWKKSANQLDKDHAKEYKRARHEIKKKSSDTLKLQKKARKELLGKGDLQPQLDSALQDVNDMYLLLEETEKQAVRRALIEERGRFCTFITFLQPVVVIKDLKGSDYSWSYQTPPSSPSGSGSRKSSMCSAPSSSSGAKGGGAPWPGGAQSYSPSSTCRYRSLAQPATAAARLSSVSSHDSGFVSQDATYSKPPSPMPSDITSQKSSSSASSEASETCQSVSECSSPTSDWAKAGPHEQPSGTSLQRRKDRAEHPRDTEPGLAGGGALGPSGEEAPRPRMSPATIAAKHGEEVSPAASDLAMVLTRGLSLEHQKSSRDSLQYSSGYSTQTTTPSCSEDTIPSQGSDYDCYSVNGDADGEGPAEFDKSSTIPRNSNIAQNYRRLIQTKRPASTAGLPSASGAPPGVATIRRTPSTKPAVRRALSSAGPIPIRPPIVPVKTPTVPDSPGYVGPTRAGSEECVFYSDEAASPLAADLAKASPKRLSLPNTAWASPAPEAAGYAGLAADDDDEQQQLAANRHSLVEKLGELVAGAHALGEGQFPFPTALATAAAAAPAEETPSPPPAAPGDPPAEDMLVAIRRGVRLRRTVTNDRSAPRIL; this comes from the exons AGCTCCTACCCCATCTGGGAGGACTTCAACTCCAAGGCCACGAAGCTGCATTCCCAGCTGAG GACCACTGTGCTGGCTGCTGTGGCCTTCTTGGatgccttccagaaagtggcGGACATGGCCACCAACACccgag GGGCCACCCGGGACATTGGCTCGGCGCTCACGCGCATGTGCATGCGCCACCGCAGCATCGAGACCAAGCTGCGGCAGTTCACCAA CGCGCTGCTGGAGAGCCTCATCAACCCGCTGCAGGAGCGCATCGAGGACTGGAAGAAGTCTGCCAACCAGCTGGACAAGGACCACGCAAAAG AGTACAAACGAGCCCGGCACGAGATCAAGAAAAAGTCTTCAGACACGCtgaagctgcagaagaaagcGCGCAAAG AGCTACTTG GGAAAGGAGACCTGCAGCCGCAGCTGGACAGTGCCCTGCAGGACGTCAACGACATGTACCTGCTgctggaggagacagagaagcaggcagtgcGCCGGGCCCTGATCGAGGAGCGCGGGCGCTTCTGCACCTTTATCACGTTCCTGCAGCCTGTAGTG GTGATCAAAGACCTGAAGGGCTCGGACTATAGCTGGTCCTACCAGACGCCCCCATCGTCGCCCAGCGGCTCCGGCTCACGGAAGTCCAGCATGTGCAG TGCCCCCAGCAGCAGTAGCGGTGCCAAGGGTGGCGGAGCCCCGTGGCCTGGGGGTGCCCAATCATACTCACCCAGTTCCACCTGTCGCTACCGCAGCCTGGCCCAGCCAGCCACCGCGGCCGCCCGCCTCTCCAGCGTCTCGTCCCACGACTCTGGCTTCGTCTCCCAGGACGCCACCTACTCCAAGCCCCCCTCACCCATGCCTTCCGACATCACCAGCCAG AAGTCCTCCAGCTCTGCGTCCTCAGAGGCCTCGGAAACCTGCCAGTCCGTTAGCGAGTGCAGCTCCCCCACCTCG GACTGGGCCAAGGCGGGCCCCCACGAGCAGCCCTCGGGCACCAGCCTGCAGCGGAGAAAGGACCGAGCGGAGCACCCCCGAGACACAGAACCAGGCCTGGCCGGCGGGGGTGCCCTGGGCCCCAGCGGCGAGGAGGCACCACGACCCCGCATGTCCCCTGCCACCATCGCAGCCAAG CACGGCGAGGAGGTGTCCCCCGCCGCCAGTGACCTGGCCATGGTGCTGACCCGCGGCCTGAGCCTAGAGCATCAGAAGAGCAGTCGGGACTCGCTGCAGTACTCCAGCGGCTACAGCACACAGACCACCACGCCCTCGTGCTCCGAGGACACCATCCCCTCCCAAG GCTCCGACTACGACTGCTACTCCGTGAACGGGGACGCAGATGGCGAGGGCCCCGCCGAGTTCGACAAGTCATCCACTATCCCCCGCAACAGCAACATCGCCCAGAACTACCGCCGCCTGATCCAGACCAAGCGGCCGGCCTCCACCGCGGGGCTGCCCAGCGCCTCGGGCGCGCCCCCCGGCGTAGCCACCATCCGCCGCACGCCGTCCACCAAGCCCGCCGTGCGCCGCGCGCTCTCCAGCGCGGGCCCCATCCCCATCCGGCCGCCCATCGTCCCCGTGAAGACGCCCACCGTGCCCGACTCCCCCGGCTACGTGGGACCCACGCGGGCGGGCAGCGAGGAATGTGTCTTCTACAGCGACGAGGCCGCCTCGCCCCTGGCCGCGGACCTGGCCAAGGCCTCCCCAAAGCGGCTGAGCCTGCCCAACACGGCGTGGGCCAGCCCGGCCCCCGAGGCGGCCGGCTACGCCGGGCTGGCGGCGGATGACGACGACGAGCAGCAGCAGCTGGCCGCCAACCGCCACAGCCTGGTGGAGAAGCTCGGGGAGCTGGTGGCCGGCGCCCACGCCCTGGGCGAGGGCCAGTTCCCCTTCCCCACGGCCCTGGCcaccgccgctgccgccgccccTGCCGAGGAGACGCCCAGcccaccccctgccgcccccGGCGACCCCCCGGCCGAAGACATGCTGGTGGCCATCCGCCGCGGGGTGCGGCTCCGCAGGACCGTCACCAACGACAGGTCGGCGCCCCGCATCTTGTGA
- the MTSS2 gene encoding protein MTSS 2 isoform X4 → METAEKECGALGGLFQAIVNDMKSSYPIWEDFNSKATKLHSQLRTTVLAAVAFLDAFQKVADMATNTRGATRDIGSALTRMCMRHRSIETKLRQFTNALLESLINPLQERIEDWKKSANQLDKDHAKEYKRARHEIKKKSSDTLKLQKKARKELLGKGDLQPQLDSALQDVNDMYLLLEETEKQAVRRALIEERGRFCTFITFLQPVVNGELTMLGEITHLQGIIDDLVVLTAEPHKLPPASEQVIKDLKGSDYSWSYQTPPSSPSGSGSRKSSMCSLAQPATAAARLSSVSSHDSGFVSQDATYSKPPSPMPSDITSQKSSSSASSEASETCQSVSECSSPTSDWAKAGPHEQPSGTSLQRRKDRAEHPRDTEPGLAGGGALGPSGEEAPRPRMSPATIAAKHGEEVSPAASDLAMVLTRGLSLEHQKSSRDSLQYSSGYSTQTTTPSCSEDTIPSQGSDYDCYSVNGDADGEGPAEFDKSSTIPRNSNIAQNYRRLIQTKRPASTAGLPSASGAPPGVATIRRTPSTKPAVRRALSSAGPIPIRPPIVPVKTPTVPDSPGYVGPTRAGSEECVFYSDEAASPLAADLAKASPKRLSLPNTAWASPAPEAAGYAGLAADDDDEQQQLAANRHSLVEKLGELVAGAHALGEGQFPFPTALATAAAAAPAEETPSPPPAAPGDPPAEDMLVAIRRGVRLRRTVTNDRSAPRIL, encoded by the exons AGCTCCTACCCCATCTGGGAGGACTTCAACTCCAAGGCCACGAAGCTGCATTCCCAGCTGAG GACCACTGTGCTGGCTGCTGTGGCCTTCTTGGatgccttccagaaagtggcGGACATGGCCACCAACACccgag GGGCCACCCGGGACATTGGCTCGGCGCTCACGCGCATGTGCATGCGCCACCGCAGCATCGAGACCAAGCTGCGGCAGTTCACCAA CGCGCTGCTGGAGAGCCTCATCAACCCGCTGCAGGAGCGCATCGAGGACTGGAAGAAGTCTGCCAACCAGCTGGACAAGGACCACGCAAAAG AGTACAAACGAGCCCGGCACGAGATCAAGAAAAAGTCTTCAGACACGCtgaagctgcagaagaaagcGCGCAAAG AGCTACTTG GGAAAGGAGACCTGCAGCCGCAGCTGGACAGTGCCCTGCAGGACGTCAACGACATGTACCTGCTgctggaggagacagagaagcaggcagtgcGCCGGGCCCTGATCGAGGAGCGCGGGCGCTTCTGCACCTTTATCACGTTCCTGCAGCCTGTAGTG AACGGCGAGCTGACCATGCTGGGAGAGATCACCCACCTGCAGGGCATCATCGACGACCTGGTGGTGCTGACGGCCGAACCCCACAAGCTGCCCCCCGCCAGCGAGCAG GTGATCAAAGACCTGAAGGGCTCGGACTATAGCTGGTCCTACCAGACGCCCCCATCGTCGCCCAGCGGCTCCGGCTCACGGAAGTCCAGCATGTGCAG CCTGGCCCAGCCAGCCACCGCGGCCGCCCGCCTCTCCAGCGTCTCGTCCCACGACTCTGGCTTCGTCTCCCAGGACGCCACCTACTCCAAGCCCCCCTCACCCATGCCTTCCGACATCACCAGCCAG AAGTCCTCCAGCTCTGCGTCCTCAGAGGCCTCGGAAACCTGCCAGTCCGTTAGCGAGTGCAGCTCCCCCACCTCG GACTGGGCCAAGGCGGGCCCCCACGAGCAGCCCTCGGGCACCAGCCTGCAGCGGAGAAAGGACCGAGCGGAGCACCCCCGAGACACAGAACCAGGCCTGGCCGGCGGGGGTGCCCTGGGCCCCAGCGGCGAGGAGGCACCACGACCCCGCATGTCCCCTGCCACCATCGCAGCCAAG CACGGCGAGGAGGTGTCCCCCGCCGCCAGTGACCTGGCCATGGTGCTGACCCGCGGCCTGAGCCTAGAGCATCAGAAGAGCAGTCGGGACTCGCTGCAGTACTCCAGCGGCTACAGCACACAGACCACCACGCCCTCGTGCTCCGAGGACACCATCCCCTCCCAAG GCTCCGACTACGACTGCTACTCCGTGAACGGGGACGCAGATGGCGAGGGCCCCGCCGAGTTCGACAAGTCATCCACTATCCCCCGCAACAGCAACATCGCCCAGAACTACCGCCGCCTGATCCAGACCAAGCGGCCGGCCTCCACCGCGGGGCTGCCCAGCGCCTCGGGCGCGCCCCCCGGCGTAGCCACCATCCGCCGCACGCCGTCCACCAAGCCCGCCGTGCGCCGCGCGCTCTCCAGCGCGGGCCCCATCCCCATCCGGCCGCCCATCGTCCCCGTGAAGACGCCCACCGTGCCCGACTCCCCCGGCTACGTGGGACCCACGCGGGCGGGCAGCGAGGAATGTGTCTTCTACAGCGACGAGGCCGCCTCGCCCCTGGCCGCGGACCTGGCCAAGGCCTCCCCAAAGCGGCTGAGCCTGCCCAACACGGCGTGGGCCAGCCCGGCCCCCGAGGCGGCCGGCTACGCCGGGCTGGCGGCGGATGACGACGACGAGCAGCAGCAGCTGGCCGCCAACCGCCACAGCCTGGTGGAGAAGCTCGGGGAGCTGGTGGCCGGCGCCCACGCCCTGGGCGAGGGCCAGTTCCCCTTCCCCACGGCCCTGGCcaccgccgctgccgccgccccTGCCGAGGAGACGCCCAGcccaccccctgccgcccccGGCGACCCCCCGGCCGAAGACATGCTGGTGGCCATCCGCCGCGGGGTGCGGCTCCGCAGGACCGTCACCAACGACAGGTCGGCGCCCCGCATCTTGTGA